The Deltaproteobacteria bacterium genome includes a window with the following:
- a CDS encoding DEAD/DEAH box helicase: MMASEREASFRDFFEIATGGFTPYGWQVQVALDGLPDVLPVPTGLGKTEVALAWAWRLLVDMKPEPLHLVVCLPMRSLVTQTVQRLKASFDALEATKPGIDVRVHQLMGGAVEDDWVRHPDKPWVLVGTQDQLLSRALNRGYAMSRFEWSVHFGLLNNDCRWIVDEVQLMGPGLWTTSQLDWMRRKRFPSLKPCLTTWMSATVGASFLSTTDRTREGLGEASPEQIAFEGKLTATLENDQNLEWWRDAKRPVAWWQPTASDAKTTDAKERAATKPGAVMPEALAKAVVEQHAAGTLSLVICNTVDMARDVFRALLSVGHKVLLTARFRREDRARHEQRLLEFDTNRKAGKLPEDDPGLICVSTQVVEAGVDISAHRLWTELAPWPSMLQRLGRLNRKGDDQDPQAWVWETPKEGGNKKVERIGPYETTDIERAKKLVDAFAPLSQNNAFSEAIAGLNASKQKEVTEALQPKPSPLPRALDVHGLFSTERDVHGGFTDVSAFVRGTDPDLDVTVFWRDWSGDRPPRGEDLDGPLLEPAREGCPVSFVRVQKMIESSKAKAWLWDDEADRWERVNHWDIRPGMLVMLKREVGGYDATEGWTGDKSNVLAEVPRAGRGATLRDDAWTEAGYWSTLDVHLKDARDAAEKLSTALSLTGDTRTAVVEASGLHDLGKAHPQWQAALPDRSGIPDALLAKSPRVVAADVVGDVSATRAEFARLRAQARELPEQTRRRGREDVVRLRWAIDDKLSNAELKALRAVTGVRWAGHLQFRPGLRHEVASALAMWRKYNDSETKPYPALAVYLAATHHGKARTVMRSTTGEGDDVFGVRSEPSALKVDNEEWPLDFSIAKDGADGRWDGDEFVLTGHGWTGLVADLLGPWRPEEKSDAGVVPESEPRQLGPFALAYLEALVRIADWRASAQPSASTKPSEVRDGQ; this comes from the coding sequence GTGATGGCGAGTGAACGCGAGGCATCCTTCCGGGACTTCTTCGAGATCGCCACCGGCGGCTTCACGCCCTACGGCTGGCAGGTGCAGGTTGCCCTCGATGGCTTGCCGGATGTGCTTCCCGTTCCGACGGGGCTTGGGAAGACGGAGGTCGCGCTGGCGTGGGCGTGGCGGCTACTCGTCGACATGAAGCCCGAGCCCCTGCACCTCGTGGTCTGCCTGCCGATGCGCAGCCTCGTGACGCAGACAGTGCAGCGCCTGAAGGCCTCCTTCGACGCGCTCGAGGCCACGAAGCCTGGGATCGACGTTCGCGTCCATCAGCTCATGGGCGGTGCGGTCGAGGACGATTGGGTTCGCCACCCCGACAAGCCGTGGGTGCTCGTTGGCACGCAGGACCAGCTCCTCTCGCGCGCGCTGAACCGCGGCTATGCCATGAGTCGCTTCGAGTGGTCGGTCCACTTCGGCCTCCTCAACAACGACTGCCGATGGATCGTCGACGAGGTCCAACTCATGGGGCCGGGCTTGTGGACCACCTCGCAGCTCGACTGGATGCGAAGGAAGCGGTTTCCGTCGCTAAAGCCGTGCCTGACGACGTGGATGAGCGCCACGGTCGGCGCGTCGTTTCTGAGCACCACCGATCGAACGCGCGAGGGGCTTGGCGAAGCGTCGCCGGAGCAGATCGCATTCGAGGGGAAGCTGACGGCCACGCTCGAGAACGACCAGAACCTTGAGTGGTGGCGAGACGCGAAGCGCCCCGTCGCGTGGTGGCAACCGACGGCGTCCGACGCAAAGACCACCGATGCGAAGGAGCGGGCCGCCACGAAGCCCGGAGCGGTCATGCCCGAGGCCCTCGCCAAGGCCGTGGTGGAGCAGCACGCGGCGGGAACACTCTCCCTCGTCATCTGCAACACGGTCGACATGGCGCGCGACGTGTTCCGTGCGCTCTTGTCGGTGGGTCACAAGGTTCTGCTTACCGCGCGGTTCCGGCGCGAGGATCGCGCTCGACATGAGCAGCGACTGCTCGAGTTCGACACCAACCGAAAGGCAGGCAAGCTGCCGGAGGACGATCCTGGGCTCATTTGCGTCAGTACGCAGGTGGTCGAGGCGGGCGTGGACATCTCGGCGCACCGTCTCTGGACCGAGCTCGCCCCGTGGCCGTCGATGCTCCAGCGTCTTGGTCGCCTGAACCGCAAGGGCGACGACCAGGACCCTCAGGCTTGGGTCTGGGAGACGCCGAAGGAAGGCGGAAACAAGAAGGTCGAGCGCATCGGCCCCTACGAAACCACCGACATCGAACGCGCCAAGAAGCTCGTCGACGCCTTCGCCCCGCTCTCTCAAAACAACGCGTTCTCCGAGGCCATTGCGGGCTTGAACGCGAGCAAGCAGAAGGAAGTCACCGAGGCCCTGCAGCCGAAACCGAGCCCGCTGCCACGCGCTCTCGACGTCCACGGGCTCTTCTCGACGGAGCGCGACGTTCACGGCGGCTTTACCGATGTCAGCGCCTTCGTGCGCGGCACCGATCCCGATCTCGACGTGACGGTCTTCTGGCGCGACTGGTCTGGCGATAGACCTCCTCGCGGCGAGGATCTCGACGGCCCGCTGCTGGAACCTGCGAGGGAAGGCTGCCCGGTTTCGTTCGTTCGCGTGCAGAAGATGATCGAGAGCAGCAAGGCCAAGGCCTGGCTCTGGGATGACGAGGCGGATCGCTGGGAGCGTGTGAACCACTGGGATATCCGGCCCGGGATGCTCGTGATGCTCAAACGAGAGGTCGGCGGCTACGACGCGACCGAAGGTTGGACGGGCGACAAGTCAAACGTGCTCGCCGAAGTGCCGCGTGCCGGGCGTGGCGCGACGCTGCGAGATGATGCGTGGACTGAAGCTGGGTACTGGTCGACGCTCGATGTCCACCTCAAGGATGCGAGAGACGCGGCCGAGAAACTGAGCACCGCGCTCTCGCTGACCGGCGACACGAGGACGGCCGTCGTGGAGGCGTCAGGGCTCCATGACCTCGGTAAGGCGCATCCGCAGTGGCAGGCAGCGTTGCCTGATCGCTCCGGCATTCCCGACGCGCTGCTCGCGAAGAGCCCGCGCGTCGTCGCCGCCGATGTCGTGGGGGATGTCTCCGCCACCCGCGCAGAGTTCGCGAGGCTCCGGGCGCAGGCGCGTGAGTTGCCGGAGCAGACGCGGCGCCGCGGTCGTGAAGACGTTGTGCGTCTTCGGTGGGCGATCGACGACAAGCTCAGCAACGCCGAGCTGAAGGCGCTACGCGCTGTCACCGGCGTTCGCTGGGCCGGGCATCTCCAGTTCCGCCCCGGGCTTCGCCACGAGGTCGCCTCTGCGCTTGCGATGTGGCGGAAGTACAATGACAGCGAGACGAAGCCGTATCCGGCGCTCGCGGTCTACTTGGCGGCCACGCACCACGGGAAGGCACGCACCGTGATGCGCTCGACAACGGGCGAAGGCGACGATGTGTTCGGTGTGCGAAGCGAGCCGAGCGCGTTGAAGGTCGACAACGAGGAGTGGCCGCTCGACTTCTCGATCGCGAAGGACGGCGCAGATGGGCGATGGGACGGTGACGAGTTCGTACTGACGGGGCACGGTTGGACGGGTCTCGTGGCTGACCTGCTCGGCCCGTGGCGACCAGAGGAGAAAAGCGACGCCGGCGTCGTGCCGGAGTCCGAACCGCGTCAGCTCGGCCCCTT
- a CDS encoding ORF6N domain-containing protein, with translation MKAGLLPMERIEQAILLIRKHKVMLDSDLATLYGVETKVLVQAVKRNLTRFPSDFMFRLTKDEFDDLRSQIVTSSSRGGRRYPPYAFTEQGVAMLSTVLRSDRAVRVNIQIMRTFVKLRRLLATHEDLARKLDALERKYDRQFKAVFDAIRELMTPPDPKQRRRIGFGARERT, from the coding sequence ATGAAGGCCGGGCTCCTGCCGATGGAGCGGATCGAGCAGGCCATTCTGCTCATCCGTAAGCACAAGGTCATGCTCGACAGCGACCTGGCCACGCTCTACGGCGTCGAAACCAAGGTGCTCGTGCAGGCGGTCAAACGAAACCTGACGAGATTTCCTTCCGACTTCATGTTTCGCCTAACGAAGGACGAGTTCGACGACTTGAGGTCACAGATTGTGACCTCAAGTTCGCGGGGAGGGCGTCGCTATCCGCCCTACGCTTTCACCGAGCAGGGCGTGGCGATGCTCTCGACGGTCCTCCGCAGCGATCGGGCAGTTCGCGTCAACATTCAGATCATGCGTACGTTCGTGAAGCTGCGGCGGCTGCTGGCCACACACGAGGACCTCGCCCGCAAGCTCGACGCGCTCGAGCGCAAGTACGATCGGCAGTTCAAGGCGGTATTCGATGCAATTCGTGAGCTCATGACGCCGCCGGATCCGAAGCAGCGACGGCGGATTGGATTCGGGGCGAGGGAGAGGACGTGA